The Cicer arietinum cultivar CDC Frontier isolate Library 1 chromosome 1, Cicar.CDCFrontier_v2.0, whole genome shotgun sequence genome contains the following window.
CAGACCCCATGGGCCTGCAAGGACATGACGTCATCAAAATACAAGAAATAAGGTTCAGAGTCTTCAGATAGACCatagttttcaagaatggttcAAACACGATTACATTAATAACAACTGTTATTCAAAGATGAACTTAATTTCATTCCTCACGAATTGACAAAATTCCACCAGCATCTCAATGGCTCATATGTACTTTAGGCAGCAATCTTAATACCCAATACTAGTGGCATTAACAGTAGATGGGTTTCACATAAAATAGCATTAATTATCTAAGCAAAAATACTTTAGGATCATTGTCAAATAGGATAATTATCTAAGCATTAATTATTCTAATGAAATTTGAGTTAGACAGACTCAAAAAGGATAATTGTCACCACCTAATCCCAATAATCTGATTCAAATAATCACCATAAGTCATTACAAGAACAATTTCCATTTTTGAAGTGATGAAACCTCAACGAGTCTCTCACAACAATCATCACACCAACAACCTTAGACATATACTTAATAGCATTGTGACAGTCACCACAAATTCTCAAGTTCTTAAAAACGCGTATTGTCGATTGTCCATTCAAATTAAGCATCCCAAAGGCAACAGCAAGCTTCTCACTTTGGTTACAAAGACTCTCTGCTTTTTCCTCTTGATCGATATCTTGCAGAACATAATCAGTGTCAGGCTTATATCCAACCAGTTTCATTTTCTCAACCAACTCATCCAAAAAGTTATAGATTTTATCACTCTCCATATTACTTTTGTCTCCAACAACAAAAGTGTGAACTCTATTTCCCACTTGAAGCCAACTACATCCTGGAGTTTTAGTAATTCCTCTCTCTTTCATAAATATTCTGATTTTTGAAGCTTCATTCCACAATTTGGCAGTAACAAGAATGTTGAATAAAGAAACATAATTTCCAGGGTTGTTGGGTTCAATCTCAAACAGTTTCTTAGTTGAAATTTTCGCCAACTCCACATTCTTATAAACCCTACAAGCACCAAGGAGTGCTCCCCAAGCACTAGCAGTTGGTTCCATAGGCATTTTCTGTATAAACTTGTATGCTTCATCGAGGCGACCAGCACGGCTATAGATATCAACCACACATGAATAGTGATTTGCATCAGGTTCTACCAGATGATCTCTACCCATCGAATGGAATATCCGGAGTCCTTCTTCAACTAGCCTTGAATGGCTACAACCAGATAGAACACCAGTAAAAGTAACAGAATTAGGCTTGACCTTCGATAGTAGCATCTTCTCGAAGAGGAAAAGCACTTCTTTTCCGTTCCCATGCATTGCATTAGCAATGATcattgtgttccaagcaacaaCATCTTTTCTGGGCATCACGTCGAAGACATTCCTTGAAAGATTCAAATCACCGCATTTGGCGTACATATATACTAGAGCTGTTGTGCTTGTCAAGTCCCCAACTTTCCCATGCCTGAAGGCATAGCAGTGTATCTCCTTGCCCATTCTCAAGCTTTCTGAAAAAGCGCAAGCAGGTAAGATACTACTAATTGTTATTTCATTAGGTTTAAATCCCATATTTTGCATCTTCCTAAGCATTTCCATTGCCTCCTCTATTCGTCCGTTCTCCATGCATCCACCAATAACAGCATTCCATGTAGCTTCATCTGCTTTAACTCCATCTCTGCTCATCTGAGAAAACATGAAAAGACCCTTCTCATATTCTTTATTTGTGAAGTATGCTGTTAAAACTCCATTCCAAGACACAACATCTCGACGTGGCATCAAATCAAACACTGCTTGAGCTTCTCTTACACTAAGACATTTCGCATACAAGCTCACAAGTGCACTGCAAACAAACACATTTTCAACCATCCCATGTCTCACTGCAAATCCATGAATCTCTTTACCCgatttcaaatctttcaattctGAGCACGCAGGCAAAATGCTAGACACAGTCACTGGATTCGGCTTCACCCCATTCCATCTCATTTCACGAAAAACATTCAGACCCTGCCGGGGTAATCCACAATTAACATAGCACGAGGACAACGAGGTCCAAGTAACCACATCTCTAACAACCAAAGCATTGAAAACAAGTATCGCACCCTTGACACATTTACACTTACCATAGGCATGAATCAATGCATTTCCAACAAAAACGTCAGATATCACCCCACACTGAACTGCATCATCATGAACTTCCTTGACTCTCAAGGCATCACCATAAGCAGCACAGGCCTTGGCAACAGCGAAGAACACCGGCTTTTGGGGTTTGATCCCACGTGCACGCAACGAAGCATAGAGCTTTATGGCCTCATTTGGAAGCCCATGAGTGGTTAAAGCTGAAATTAGAGTAGAACAAGTAGTAGGGTCTGGTTGCAGAATATTATCAAACAGTTGGTGGGCACGCTTTAAATCTCCTACATTTAAGGCACCCCTGAGGAGCCTGAGACCAAGGTGAGAAGGGATGTTGGTGGGGACAGAGGGAGCCACCTTTGTTTTAGTGGAATAATTGAGATAGTTGCTTCCACATGGAAGAGAAGAGACTGAGAGAAGGAGAAAGAAGGTGCcaaacacaaatacaaaaacaTAAAACTGTCAACTTATTTTGTAGGCCGATGCCGATGTTGTCTTCGGGTCGGGTAAATGAGAGAATCAAATTCACTTGTTGAGTGAAAATCCGTAAGATTTAATTCAAGTATTGATATTGTTAGGCTTGACACAATATCTCATATTCGaacatattttttctatttgtcGTGTTGTTTCCTTCAAAGAGAACTCACTGGTGGTGGAGGCTCACAAGCAATTTCGACCGGTTTTGAGCTAGCCTCCAAAGCTTCGTCCACTCTTAATGTCTCTTCTCCATGGAGCGGTAGATTCTGGGCAGATCACAATGTTCAACCTCAACCGGCAAATTTACTTGTGCTACTGGTGATTGTGGATCCGGTCAGAGATCAAATCCAAACAGGgataaaaggaagaaaaaaacatatttaaggctaaaaaatcatcaaactgtttcaaaccaaaaacaacaacaacaaattactACAATCAGGCTTGTACAATTGGCAACAAACACAACATTGATTCACATAAACATTTctctgagaaaaaaaaaatcaaaattgaaagaaaaaaaacacaagtCGACATTTacatatcaaatattaaaacaGCAGAGTGAACCATCCTAATTCCAAGAAACCTAAACCAAACAATAATTGTGTCTAATCCTCAAAATCCATGAACAggtaaaaactattataaaataattaaacaaaattgtcaatacaatttaaaaaataaacacatctGCACGAAAAAAAGTGGGTGATATGGAAGAAACGGGAATAGTCTAAGAGAGATGATTTACCTTAGCCCTCATGTTTGATAACGAACGCTACGCTCTCAAGCTTCTCCGAACGATGCTAATTGCAGCAGGAGATGAGGTAACTGAATCTGAGAATGCAAAACCCTTGtgtaagtatttaaaaataattttacaaatttgatttagaaaataattttaaaagaataaaattttaaaaaaattgtttaatggacttgtttctataaaaataaatttaaagatgaaaaaaaaacttatctaataatttagttttttaaaataattttttactagaaaattaaacaaaaattcagagataaaatactatttatcagttttattttttttaatttaaaaaaatataatattaaaaataatttttcttaaaaaaattataatatatataatcttctgtacaattataatattaaaaggtttatttttttaatataacatttttcatttattgGGAGATGTTAATcaagatttataaaaaaaattgtataagaTAGTTTGGTTGGTAAAGTAAGTACGTTATAGAAGTTTTAAACACTTAATCTGATTAATTATAAGTATTTGTctatcaaaaacatatttaagttactaaaataataataaaacaaaaatttgtttatttaaattttagataattttgtaTAAAGACTAATTTTATTCAATGACACTAGTTTTTGTGTATGACATATTTAATGGAtattattttagtcatttattaaTTGAGAAGTAAATACAATATGGACCTACTTCTAATGGTAGGTCTGTATcagaaaagaacaaaaaaactaaaagaaaacaACTGAATGTTACAATCTGCCAACATATTTGATGAATAGATGGACAAGAGTTTGAACAATCTAGTTTGCACTTTGTAGCGAACAATGTGACAATTAATTTCTATATGTTTTGTTATCTCATGTAATGTTGGATTTGATGCAATGTTTCTGGTTGATTGATTATCGAATTAAAGAGTTATAGGGGCAGAAAAATCCATGTTTAACTCTTGCCAAAGAAATGTTATCTATTGAATTTAACAAGTTGTTGACGTTAATGCTCTATACTTCGTTTCTAAAGATAAATGAGATATAATGCTTTATTTCTTAGACCTCCAACAAATCAATGATGATCCAAGAAATATACAAAATCCAGTTACAAACCTTCTTGTTTCTGGGCAGGTTGCCCAATCAAAATCGCTAAATGCTCGCAGTTGAAGTCTAGAGCTGATGAGTAAAACAATCCTTAGGCTGATGcaaattttatgtatttgattATCCTCATGGCAGCCATGTAATGGTCTTTAATCGGTGATTGCATAAATTAGCAAAGTTATTGCACGACGAAAGTGATATCAAGTCGTGTGTTGGTCAAGTAGATCAGACGCCCAACAATTCTTCTAAAAGAGGTTGGGTCATGAGGTTAAGCCTTTGAGCTGTAAAGAAATTTGCATTTGCAATCCTTGACGATAGGTGTATCGCAAGGTTTAGCACCTAATAATCCACCGTCTGACAAGATATCGAGAGCATATCTACATTAATTACctgaaataataatatcatctacgtaaatcaacaaaatagtaaaataatttaattcctTGAGAATGAATAAGGAATGATCATGTTTTGAATGTTTAAAACCAAATGATATCAAGGCAAAAGATAGTTTGACAAATCATTGTCGACTcgcttgttttaaaccatacaaatattttttaaatgacaaaCCTTATTACTATTATGACTTAGATAATCAAGAAAAGGTTTAATATAAACTTCCTCGTGAAGGTCACCACGAAGAAAAGTGTTACTAACatctaacattttttaaaaacaattattagtGGTAGCCAAAGCAATAAGTAATCTAACAGTAGTTAATTTGACCATAGGAGAAAAGGTGTCTAGAAAATCAACACCGTCCAATTGAGTGAAACCCTTGGCAACAAGTCTAGCCTTGTGCCTTTCATTAGTACCATAAGTCATATGCTTAATCTTATATAACCCACCTACAtcctatgacatgtttatcTTTAGACAAATCAATTAATTCCCAAATGTTATTAGATTCTAAAGTTGTAATTTCATGCTGCATAGCAGTGACCCAATCCTTAGATTTAATGGCTTCATGATAAGTTTGAGGTTCAATAGCACTAGTCATGGcatgaatatattttaaacgagtagaaaaaaagatttataagacaaaacaaaagataaaggatataaaacaaaatcaactaTAGAGTTAGTAGGAATACTTCAAGTGTTTAAAAGATTGCAATGAAATTCCTGAAGATAAACAGGAGGATTTCTTGGCCTTGTTGATTTGTGAATACTAGGTTGTATAAAAGGTTCCTCATGtacataattattttcatcacaAGTAGGTATGACattaatattattcaaattataatgattatttttaCTATCGATAGAATCTAGTTCTATAGGTTCAAGAAGAAAATTAAAAGTACACAAATCACCGCAAGAGTACAAATCACTTTTAGAAAAATCATTACTAGATAAGTATGGAAAAACATTTTCATGAAAAATAACATGTTTAGAAACTAGAATTTTCATAGTATGTaaatcataacaaataaaaCCTTTAGTGCCAAATTTATATCCAAGAAATACACATTTTCGAGATCTAGGATCTAATTTAGTCCTATGTTGTTGCAAAGTATAAACAAAGCAAAGATATCTAAAGACTTTCAATTCATTAAGATCGGGGATGTGTTTATATAACAACTCATATGGGCTGATTATCAATGGATGCTGATGGTAATCTATTAATGAGATAAATGGCATGTTTGACAGCAAAagaccaaaatatttttggaagatTAACATGAAAAAGCAAGCATCTAgtaacattaaaaatatgtctatATTTTCTTTCCACAACATAGTTTTATTGTAGGGTTTCAACACATGATGTTTGATgtagaatttgaaattttgcaTAAAATTCAGGATACAAGAACTCAACACTATGATTAGTCATAATAACTTTGTCAAACTGATTTTTActtaaaacaacaaaatcatgCATTAACTTTCGAGTTTCAAATTTAGCTTTCATAAGATAAATCTAAACGTGTCTAGTACAATCATCAACaatagttagaaaatatttatgaccATGAATAAAAGAACGGGACAAAGGTCCCCAAATATTCATATGAATCAAATCAAAAGtgttattaaaaatagtattaCTAGCATGAAAGGGTAATCTAGATTGTTTGGTGAGATAACAAGAAtcacaaattttatttgaattgaaacTCAcgtatgaaaaatatttacaaatatgaGTAAGAATATTATTAGAAGGGTGTCCTAATCTAAGATGCCAGAGATCAAAAGTAGCATATGACGTTCTAGAATTTAAAGAATACAATACATAATATTTGACATCATTAATAGGTTGTTTTAGATGATATCAATCATTCAAAAGCTTAGCATGCTCAATCATTTTGGATGTTGGGTCCTAATTCTGACATTGAGAGTCAACAAAAGCTAATTTACAAATCAAAGAAGTAATTAATTGTTGAACGAAAATAATATTCAAGGTAAAATAAGGAATGCATAAAACATTGaaaagtttaaattcatttgttaATTATATAGTTCTTGAATGTGTGGCCATAATAGTATTTACATTTAACGATGTAACATGAATTGGTTTAATTTCATGAAACGTAATAAATTATTTGGAATTACAAGTGACATGGTCAGTAGCACCAGTGTCAAGAATCCAATAGTCAAGAGAGATATTACCTAAAACAGAattttgttgattagaggaaATTCCAgcaatttgataaatttgatttgtAGGTTGAGATTGATTTCCAAAAGAAGAAGCAGATTGTTGAAGTAAATGTTTGAGTTGATTAATTTGACCAGTAGTGAATTGAGAGACATTACCATAACATGGATTGGATTTAGGAGAACTATGACCGTTAGAAGTAGCCACATAATCATCATCAGGCGAAAAAACATgtttaaaataacaatgatcAACAATGTATCCTAGCTTGTTGCAAAAAGTACATTGTCGTTGAGGATCTCCACCTCTACCCTGACTAGATCTGCGATCTTTACCACGACTTGAACCACTTCTAGAATTTGCATTAGAAGCAACATTGTTGAAAGAGTTCACTAGAACCTTGACATCAACAATAGAACCAATAATTTGTCGTTCTTGTTGTAAAGGTTGAGGATGAATCGTCGTCATGGAAAGGAAAAGAAATGTAAGAATGAGAAGAGACATAACGATGaagttgttgtttttgtttttgttattctAGGGTTTTGACAAAATTGCTTATTTTATTTGGCCCATTAGCAATTTAATTGTAAATTTACGATGTTCTCTTTAATTGAATCCAAACAAGTTTACCGGTTTTTATTATGTATGTTTTTTCTATGCTTATGTTTTGAGTTCATTCATCAACCATGCTTATATAAGATGTAAAGTTTAAGGCttaaattataatagatatttcATAATGATCAATGTTTCATAAATACTGTTTTTATTTGCATAGttcaaattatatttgattctgctaaaaaaattatatttgattatgagTGTTTCACCTGGACAATTAAAACTCGcattcataataacaaagaaacaTCCATTGTTAAAAAACAAGAGAATACCATAATGAATCTTTGTTTGGACAATATTTTTTACGAAAAGTATTTTATAAAGATTGAACATTAGACAACACTTATTATAAAAGTGTTGTATAATAAGATTCGTATTTTAAGATAACAACACTTTCAAAAAACATGGATTGTTGAAGTAAATGTTTGAGTTGTTTGGACAATATTTAAATTACTGTTTTGTATTTTAAGATTCGTATACAATATCTCAATTtaggaaaaatataaattaatttttattcacaATTTTGAATCATCCCACTTATATAGGGTTTGttgattataaatatgattcatATCATCTCGTTTTATACATATCTTCCCtatgaatttttgtttattttattgatagTGTTTTAGCAAGTGTACtaaatcattgcaagtaataataaaacagtagtaatgagtgtcgaactcaaaaattgcgttttactattgaattgtatttaattactaaaattgaacaaaaagtttttgaattgattaaaataattttttaaaatttacaaaagtaataacatttatcatttattataagaaaaatgttagggatgagtttcacttcgaatccaacctttaTGTATAATTTAATCCCAATAACtaattcttttattgaattgttaccgaattctttttattattcttgctcTAATGTCTttgtgacagaacctttaattccaaagtaacccctaattatttagtgaatttaagattagaattaagtttTACGCTACAAgagttttctttttaaactactacatttgcaacaaatttaattggtttcatgacctataTTTATACCTaaactacaatatcatgaatttatcatctcaagcattcgtaaagtctactttcgtttcaaaatacgaatcgtagaacactttaaagttgatcaaacgataaaaaacattaagcacatagatgagaaaaataattcaataaactcattcatataactagaaattcaattagaaaaataagggtttcgaCTTGTTTCTCTTACCCCTAACAAATAAAGTTTAGTTACTTCTGACAAAGATATAAATGATagtgtaaaatacatgtttttgatgaagccaaagaccaaggaaagtgatcaagttgcaagctcaaaaagaagtcaaacatcaaagacaactatgatcaaatatgctagaagttttataatgtaaaggtacatgatgcaatctaatattcgtatatttcaaatgcacatgagaaccttttattttagcatatgcatcaaaaggattttcaaaaagtaaaaatatataaataatatttgaaaataatatttttggcaaaatacaatgttgtgttcgaatacaacatgttgtagtcgaatacatacaagtcagtagctaaaactgaacatcttcaaacatctgtattcgaatacaagaatgtgtattcgaatacaagcttcaaaattcaaataaaattgaacattaaaaggatgtgtattcgactacacacaagctgtagtcgaatacacctggaaacaatgcaatttttcaattctgaaatggtttcggatcattgcatttcttcatcaaacctcttggatcaataaCCACGAAtttgaagagatgtttatggagtataaatacatcataacttcagatcaaacataaccaatcctacaaccaaaccttgaacaaactttctaaaatgttttaatttattcaaagtttcacttttatatttcaagtacagattttacattttcatatcattgaaaaaagttctctagtgtacttgaaattatattggattgttatcattgtacatcacctattatatcttgatctaagtcaaaatcaatattcttaaaccattcaagtgttgtaaattgaagaaagtggtgtactttcttcaagtgttgtaaattgaggaaagtggtgttctttcttcaagttttgtaaactaagatagtggtgtgcaatcttagggtgattgttaggagtttgtaacaaaggtcctagggtgagacttgtacttattctaacaatagtggaaaatctcttgtggtatgcaagaggactggatgtacccttggttataaggggaaccagaataatatctttgtgttctttatttttctgtcattcATCTTTTtcatacactatcttaaatcagaaaaattaaacactaaatctctaaaaacaagaaaatttctaaacatcaaattcacccccactcttaggcgcacttctgtacttacagatagagattaaagaagaattacaagaagtattcatgaatgattcttgataaaactccttCAATGTTGTTAGAAACCATCGTCTTTGAGTGTTTCTTCTATGTCACAAGtttccaaacttcccaatagtcaaaaagatgccTACGaagtgagaaaaatgtatttttaatatattattttgcgTGTCGCACGCCCCAGGCGCATTGCAGCGTAAAAGAGATAGATTGTACAAGCAAATGGAGTTGGGTTTAagataaattaactaatgattaaagataaataagactaaaaataataaaaaaaatatgcatatgatgaagagttattaTGTATACACAACTTTTcgttttttctattaaatataaaaaaaaactagattttgttgcttcaatttctctaGGAAAAGAGTCATAAGATTTTGTTGTTGTATGGATTGATGAGAAGATTTAGTTCTTTCTTTCATAAATTAAAgctttaaattatacacaaattGGATTTGTTatcttattaatttaacaaattactgtttcatttttttagggtgaaaataaatcaagcaataGTACaaaaaaactctaatttttttatatgaaactAAAATTCGTGAGAGAATTGTGTACAATTGTTCTTTTAGTGTTGCCTCTATCTATGAAGCATATAGAAcaaaatgtattagaataaTGCTCCATACCACAAATCAAAAAGCTTTTTGGGCCCAAAATGTAGAAGACATGTTGAAAAATTGTGTGTATATaacaaaaaaactcatttatgttaatttatctATTCCTTACACTATTATTGATGTCAATTAACTTCATTACGTTGTCTCGTATCAAAGTCAGGATCAATGATGACAATGATTTGCTAgctttattatatttgattatgatAGAGTTTTATTGACAAACAAATCATGGCTAAACTTGCTTGATAAAATGAATGAAGTGAGTATATTTtctcaactttattttatcttcaaCATTTGCCATTAACGTATTTTGGTTATGTTTATTTTGAAGAtctagattaattttttttaacaataatgtgaatatttgttttgaataaactaaaatatattaatatattattcaaGCACAAGATGCACCaagataaataaatgaacaaatACACTCTATCATCTACCCAAATGTGGTAACACAAAACACTACAAAAAAAACTACTTCCAATAACCCACAAAAACCATAAACACCCATAGTCCAACCAATTACAAATTGTAGCTACTTCAAAACgaggataaaaattaaaagcaaTGTAAAAAATTTGTCAATCATAGACTTAGATCATAGTTAAAGTATGAACACTTCAATTTAAATCACCACTAAGATTATATCTTTATCTTTTCCACAATACACGTCGCATTTGACTCATTGAGATTAAAAATCCTATTATCGTGTCATTTCCAATTGAACCCAACATATGCCAACCATACGATTTGAAGGCTTTCTTTTGAGGGATTGGAAAACAAATAAATGTTACAAAGTTATTGAGCATGAGTTGAAGCAACATTTGATAACACACATGGAATATCCAATGCCCTTAAATTTGAATTCCAAACACTTCCAaaaaatgcaaactaaaaaaatgaatgattaGAATTTTCATCTTTACCGCATCCATCAACACAAGATAAAGATTGACATTAAGAACACCACACCTTGTCAAGTTATCTTTTGTCGCTAACTTGTTTATTAAGAGTCTCAAAATCAATATAGAAACTTTCAGGGGAAATTTCTTGTTCCAAataccataaaaaaatataaaaaaatgcacCAGTACTATCTTCTATTGGGATCCAAAATATGATACTGTTTGAAAACTAATTAGAGATTTGGTTGAAAAACCATTGCTGTTTAAGATAGATGTAAAAAATAATGTgaactcaaattttaaaaactcatTTTGTATCAAAAAACTTTGAGGCAACttgaatattataaaataattgatatttgttGTTGGTGAGGTGGATTATATTCTTTTacctttttataaattattttacttgtcTAAATCAATATGTATTAGTTCCTAGTTTTGGCAATTTGTGATTAAAGTTGCTATTGTACTTGACAATGATGTAGAAGGTGGTGTAATGAAGGATCTGATGCCCAAATTTGAAGAAGAAGCCATTGTGGACAAATGTCAAGTCCGGAAATTTGTCTCTATACATGTTACACTTGATTATGATGATTGTAGCCTTATTAAAATAGGTTTCATGGAAGTTGTTGATTACAATGATGGAGTCggagaaattgaaaaatatcaaaattgagAAGGATTGAGAATCATGCTTCATATTAtgtctttgtttgttttttagtttgttattttattttcaattaaactaTGAGAGCCTTTATTTTGGCTGAGCTTTGCCATTTTTGAACCGTTGGATTCATATTCCATACATTGaatttctatcaatttttatttatgaatgttataaatttatggttGTTTGCTTTCAATTTTGTATGGACTTCATTGACCATGTTTCTATGGATATCGCTTTAGTCTTTTTGAAATTCTCAAAGGTTGCAtttcaactttaaatttattgttaaatGTCAATAATTGGTATTTTACTTATGATCAATCTAATATGCAACAGTTATGCAAAtgaattttttcaatttctttaaaattcaaatttatgttttagtttatatattttattttttgtgtatgCAAATCAAATGGTACTACAGT
Protein-coding sequences here:
- the LOC105851505 gene encoding putative pentatricopeptide repeat-containing protein At3g23330 — protein: MTSAIEPQTYHEAIKSKDWVTAMQHEITTLESNNIWELIDLSKDKHVIGYVSNTFLRGDLHEEVYIKPFLDYLSHNSNKNLPLHGEETLRVDEALEASSKPVEIACEPPPPFYVFVFVFGTFFLLLSVSSLPCGSNYLNYSTKTKVAPSVPTNIPSHLGLRLLRGALNVGDLKRAHQLFDNILQPDPTTCSTLISALTTHGLPNEAIKLYASLRARGIKPQKPVFFAVAKACAAYGDALRVKEVHDDAVQCGVISDVFVGNALIHAYGKCKCVKGAILVFNALVVRDVVTWTSLSSCYVNCGLPRQGLNVFREMRWNGVKPNPVTVSSILPACSELKDLKSGKEIHGFAVRHGMVENVFVCSALVSLYAKCLSVREAQAVFDLMPRRDVVSWNGVLTAYFTNKEYEKGLFMFSQMSRDGVKADEATWNAVIGGCMENGRIEEAMEMLRKMQNMGFKPNEITISSILPACAFSESLRMGKEIHCYAFRHGKVGDLTSTTALVYMYAKCGDLNLSRNVFDVMPRKDVVAWNTMIIANAMHGNGKEVLFLFEKMLLSKVKPNSVTFTGVLSGCSHSRLVEEGLRIFHSMGRDHLVEPDANHYSCVVDIYSRAGRLDEAYKFIQKMPMEPTASAWGALLGACRVYKNVELAKISTKKLFEIEPNNPGNYVSLFNILVTAKLWNEASKIRIFMKERGITKTPGCSWLQVGNRVHTFVVGDKSNMESDKIYNFLDELVEKMKLVGYKPDTDYVLQDIDQEEKAESLCNQSEKLAVAFGMLNLNGQSTIRVFKNLRICGDCHNAIKYMSKVVGVMIVVRDSLRFHHFKNGNCSCNDLW